ATCGTGGCCGTGCTGGTCTGCACCTTGGCGGCGTTAGGCGCGTTCTTCGAGATGAGGCCGGTGACGGCGCGAAAGCCGCCGCGCACCATTTGCAGCAGCATGTTGTTGTCGCTCGCGTTCTCGCGATAGCGGTACTGCGTGATCACGAGCTCGGAGTTGGGCCGCACCGTCATGCGGGTGCCGTCCTCCAGGCGCAAGATGGCTGACGCCCCATCCGAGGTGGTCAGGCGGTCGCCCTCGCTGAGTGGCAGCCCCTTCCCCAGCGTGCGCGGCGGCTGGCCGGGCGACTGGGCGAACCCAACGCCACGCGCGAACTCGACTTCACCAGCCGACTGCGCTAGCGCGGCGCCGCCGCACAGCGTCAGCAGCGCGCCGATGCAAAGGGTCGTGGCACTTCGATGGATGTTGAGCTCGAGCATTGCGAACCTCCGAAAACGCGCATGTAACGAGACGTTATACGCTGCTCAGCTCGATAAAAGACGCCGAGCACGTCGTCGCCTATCAGCACGATGTGCGGGAATTCACGCCGAGGTGAATTTCGGACGGCCTAGTCCAGGCGCCGCTATCGGGAAAGGCCGTTAAGGGCCGTTAACGCGCGACGCCGCGTCGGGCGCGCTGCCCACCGGCGAGCGGCCCAATTCGTTGAAGCGGCTGCGGACATCCGGTTGGCCGATTGCGGCGACAGCGACTCGTTCAGCGCCTTGACGACTTCGGGAGGCGTGCCCGGAGGTGCGACCACGGCGTACCAAAGTCACCGCTTGCAACCCGATCTCGGCAAAGGTAGGAACGTCAGGCAACGAAGCCGCACGCTTGACGTCCGCGACGGCCAGGATCCGGACCTTGCCCGCTTTGTGCACGCGCCATGGTAGCGCTCAGGTTCGTGAAAAAACACATCGACCGCCCCGCCGCCAAGCCGGCCATCGCCCGTGTATCGCCGCGGTAGGGCACGTGGATCATTTCGGCGCCGGCGGCAGTCTCGAACAGCTTGGCCGTCAGGTGCGAAGTCGTGTCGTTCCCCCGCGAGGCATAGCTCACCTTGCCTGCATTTGCCTTCACATGGGAGATGAATTCATGCGCCGTGCGGACTGGCAGCTTCGGCCTGGTGACCAGCGCGTTCGGGACCTCGGCGTCACGGGGACCGGCACCCACTTGTCCGGTTCAAACGCCAACTTGGGATACACGCTCTGGTTGACGGAAATGGAGCCCGGCGAGGACAGCAGCAGTGTGTGGCCGTCTGCTCGGACTTGAACACCAAGTCGGCGCCGACGGCCCTCTTCTTCGGGTACCCTGACTGGGACACGGCGTGTCGCTGCTGATGGCAGGTTCAACGTACTTCGCCGCCGACTGGGTCGTCTCCGCTTTCATGGAGCGGCGGCATGCGAGATGGCCCGCTGCAGCGGCCCTGGCTTGGTGGTGCGCTGACGGCTCGTACTGGTTGTATTGGTCTCTCGTCCGTCCAGAGGTCATGCAAGTCACAGCGACTCAAGTTCCAAGCGCACACGGATCTTGGTCTTCGGGTCGTAGTGGAGCGTAAGCGGCCTACAGCATCGTGGAAGTCCACACCGCTGGTGGCGCGGTCTGCCGTCGCGCGAATTGGGCGACGCCGGCTCATTGCTGCTTGAACCAGTAA
The sequence above is a segment of the Ramlibacter henchirensis genome. Coding sequences within it:
- a CDS encoding tripartite tricarboxylate transporter substrate-binding protein yields the protein MGAGPRDAEVPNALVTRPKLPVRTAHEFISHVKANAGKVSYASRGNDTTSHLTAKLFETAAGAEMIHVPYRGDTRAMAGLAAGRSMCFFTNLSATMARAQSGQGPDPGRRGRQACGFVA